In Amphiprion ocellaris isolate individual 3 ecotype Okinawa chromosome 5, ASM2253959v1, whole genome shotgun sequence, the genomic stretch CAAATAATCACGCAAGAATGTAATATAACGTAATTTATCCTCACTTGACCACATCATACCTTCTTTCTGATCCGACTTTATTTGCAAAATccatatataattgtgggacaaTATATACATTTGTTATTGTAAGATGGGTAAACTGGGGTGGGATGCCAGGGGAAGTAGAACTTCTGAAGGAAAACACCTGCTCGATGATGGTCCCAAGCATGAACCAGCTGGAATGGAAGAATGCTGTGGTGGCCATGTCGAGGTAAGTGTGTCTTGAATCTTAAATAATCCTCCTCTGCACATCACGGTGGGAgccacacatgcagacacaatgAAATCAAACATTAGACACTTTCAGGAACCTAAAATATGAGACattatttggtttgttttacacatttttgcttaCTGAATTATACCAcgtgttgttttattattttaatgtctttagtaCAGTTTTAgtattgtaaaaataattacaacaaaATTTCCACCTATAACACTGTATGTAACACCTACAAGTTCAGATTTTCTTATCAGGCTCCAATTTTGATatctttgtgtgtatttttctgcagattCTCTCCTTCACTATACAGAGAAATCTGggtcaaaatcattttatgtcaaaaacatatttagtaTTCATTAGCAGACCAgcttttctgtatgttttgtttgactaaaaattcagttttatggCCATAGTGGGACTGAAATGACAAAGATTTATGACGTAATATTCTAAAGCTGTTTCAACTGCATTTCAGGTActatattaattttattttaagttataATACAGTTGTGAAATGAAATAGAATGCGACATGTTTGCATTTgtatagactggcgacctgtccaggtgtcagctgggatagagtctagcccccctgtgaccctaatgaagattaagcggcgtatagatatatagatatataatataaattaaaaatagatgGCATATCTCCATATGCCATCTATCTTGCAGATCTACTCTATTCCAGACTTGCATTAAACCATTTATTAACCTTAATTCTCACTGTTAATAatcccttgagcaaggcccttaaccgtATTTGCTTCAGAGGCGGCTTAGTATGACTGACCCTGTGCTCTGACCCCAGCTTACTAACAAGCTGGGATATACCCTAACAgaatttcccattgccagatcaATAAGGTATAtagaataatataataattgtaaaaaatgtttttgggatatgtatcagaatcagaatctaTTTTATCAGCAAATAATTTTTGACATATAAGGAatataacataatattttagtgtACAACAGTAAACAATGACAAGCAGAAATTTGtgaaagaaagataaaaaaaagcaaatgctACAAGTCAGTACATAGAAAGTGTAGCAACTCCAAGAGATTATAAGCAATAAAAAGTAATACAATTTTTACAGTAAGCATGAATGTGCACAGTATATAATATGAAATTACAAGACAATACTTTAAGATACTTGATACTATAGTCAAAGACAGCTCAAACATTTAAGGAAAGTAgtacaaaaaattttaaataaaccaCAATATACAAAAGTACTTGTAGAAATAGCAGGATTTACACTGAGATAAACATTCAGGACACTATTAAGCTTTTCCAAATTAAGAACACAAAATAGTAAAGCACGAAGCtactcagtcattgtatgatttccaaaagataagtcctgataaaagTCCCCAGTAgtggatttttagtaggattgcagtcatgtgatcatcagcagctgAAGTAGCgtccacttgttgtcatagttacagtgacgccatgcagctatctcgcaatgatacagaaatctttaacaaatctgtgcatCCAGGcaataagccgcatcactgccataATCTAaacaggtggtccttgtgtcatttctgacattccctgaaaatttcacccaagtcagttattctgtttttgagtaatgttgcgcacagacggGAGGACAAACGTAACTCCACAGCTttccttggcggaataatacaatttaaagaGTAGGACAGAATAAACTAAATGTGTCATTAATTCTCTGTCTATTCATTGTAGTTTATCCGACCTCAAAACATGGGGCTCAtgttttccctttcttttttgAACGATTTCTTGACTTTCCTTGACttttactgattaaaaaaaGGACTTCATGCCAAACACAAGTGCCGTGGAGCACAGAGTCTAACACCGTGCTCTCAGGACAGCACTGGCCGAGAACACCACCCGCTGCTGCGGGCACCTCCTCCATCACCGCGGGGTGGCGCTACAGTCCCGGTGAGTGAGATGCGGATGAGCTGCAGAAGCAGAAATCTGCTCTCATCCCTTCAGCCCACAGCGCGATGACCGTGGCGGTGTATGCGGGCTGTTAGAGATTGCTACCTTTATTGAAACTACCTCACACGGCGGAGGAGTCGCGGCTCTGGCAGCGGgaggaaacactgcagctgCTGGTCGCTGCGCTAACTGGGCTCGCTACTCGCTCCTACTGTGACCCGGACATCAGGAACAAGGTAGCCAGCTGGCTAACGTTAGCGCAGCACTAGCGTCGGCTTTTATTACCCACCGTTGAACTTATATGCATAACTGATGGTGCGTTTATCAGATAGCTTCCACATTGTGAAGTCGAGTTTAGATGATGTTTTGTTCAACGGGAGTTAGTTAGCTTAATATCCACCGTTAGCATAAATGACGCTTGCTAGCTAGCTACATCGGCTGTCAGCCCATCCCTCTGCACCGTCTATGCTAGCTTGACATACAGCTTCCTACAATTTTACTTACCTGTTATAACAAGCAGGTCTCACAACAGTTAACACTACTGCGGTATTAACTTCGAACAGAAAGTTTCTTTTTATCTACAGAAAGCATTTTTCAAGTGCTAACCTTGCTGTCTGTGTTTGCGGCTGTGTAGGGAAGCCAGCAGGCAGAATGGCTGAGCCGGAGCTTCTGCTGGACTCCAATATCAGACTGTGGGTGGTGTTGCCCATCGTCTTCATCACCTTCCTAGTCGGGGTCATACGGCATTATGTGTCCATTCTTCTTCAAAGCGACAAGAAGCTGACCTTGGAACAAGTTTCTGACAGGTAAGGATTATCTAGTTGCAAAGTGAATCACATTTACCAAACATTTGCAGTTGATTTAATGAAGTATGTGTTGCCCCATGTTCATATCCAGCCAGGTTCTTATTCGGAGCAGAATTCTcagagaaaatggaaaatacatTCCCAAACAGGTAGGCATTTTAGTTTCCTATAATATACTTAAATCgacaaaatacacaaagctGAACCATTGCTCTTTCCATGACTACACCGGAAGGCAGTGTTACTAAACATCTCTCTGTGTTTCAGTCCTTTTTGATGAGGAAGTTCTACTTTAATAATCAAGAGGATGGATTTTTTAAGAAGACCAAACGGAAGGTTGTTCCACCCTCTCCAATGACAGGTAAATCTTTTACGTAAAGTACAAGGTGCCCTCTGATGCAATCATTAATTCTATAATCCACACAAATTAGAgaagaacatttattttataataGAAATGTCAATTTTATTGAAAtgatttacatgtaaaaacCCAAGTTAGGTCTACTGTCAGTAGGCTGAAGTTCTACCCTTTGACCCACTTCAAATCAAAAGGAATGGAATTTCACTGTACTCATTTAGAGTTGCTTATTCTTGTATATCATGTTTTAAGCACTGGCAATTATTGTTTTCTGCATCATAATTAATATATTACAACAAAGATAGGTTAAGAACAGCTAAGAGATGTTATAATGTTAAGTCTTATCAGTATGAATAAGCAACCACAGTGTAGCTCAGACTACACAACAGAATAAAACCCAGGCACATGTAGAGCTGCAATGATCTATCAATCAGGTGTCTACTATTATATTTTTGAGTAACTACTGAACAGaaaagtcaccattttctgttttaagcttttttagatttgttttttgatggtttCTTTTACTCCTCTGTGACAATATACAGAATATTGTTGGGttatgaacaaaacaagatgttTAAGGACATCATCTTGGACAATCATCTTGGACAAACAACACTTTCcatgattttctgtcattttatacaCAGAACAACTGATCagttaattgagaaaataatagaTTAATCAGCAGTGTAAATGATTGTTAGTTGTACCGATGAAACAAGAGGACACAATGCCAGCTGTTAACACTCATTAGTTGCACTCTTGACTTAGATTCTGCAGGATGGACAAGTGAGTGGTGCTTGTACATGAGGTGGAGTTTGCTAAATGTGAAGGTTACTTACTTGGACTTGCATAGCTTGAGACCACCTCTGGTGAAGCACCTACTGAAGACAAACTGCCCATGCAGTCTGCAGTAGAAGCGGATGTATATCAGGACATATAATGTAGATACAGTTGACCGGTTACTTCAACTTTACAGCCATTTTCTCTACATCAGGACTAAAGCAAAAGTTTCTTGTAGTGTTTACAATATATGTGTCTAGGTTGATGCTTTATGTACGACTGTTAATGTGACTCAGTAATGTTTTCATAGTGCCGCAAACTCACTGTGCTCCAAATATTAATTACTGAGGTATTGTGCTGCTCATTGCATGTCTTCACAGATCCCAGCATGCTGACAGACATGATGAAGGGAAATGTGACCAATGTGCTTCCCATGATCCTCATCGGTGGCTGGATCAACTGGACCTTTTCAGGATTTGTAACAAGTAATGATAACTGGGTCACTGATGTTGTAGCTTGCATTGAATGATGCAGCATGCATCGAAACAACATTCAGTTTCACTTTAAAACGATGTCAGTGATATTACATGGACGTTACACACTGAGTTTTTTTGTGCTCTATTTCACACAGCTAAGGTTCCCTTCCCTCTCACGCTGCGCTTTAAGCCCATGTTGCAACAAGGAATAGAGCTGCTGTCACTGGATGCTTCCTGGTAAACCAATAAAACGAGATCTCTAGTCATATACTGTTTCAGTCATTATGTAATAATCTCAAATGCTTAAGCTAGTGCATGACCTTCCTGTGATttgctctgtgttttttgtgtgcatttattaTCTAGGGTGAGCTCAGCGTCATGGTATTTCCTAAATGTGTTTGGACTTCGAAGCATGTACTCCTTAATTCTTGGCCAAGATAATGGTAAGTTTAGATAAGTGAAAGGTAATCTAAGTGTTTTATTGTGCCAGTTGGTAAAGTTTAATGACAACATAAAAATTCAGGATACTGGGGAATCATGATACTTTCTGAAATCTGTGAAATCTGGGATTGAAGagcttattattttttatacccAGATATTGatggtgttttctgtgtgatttcTTCCCTGTAGGCGCAGATCAGTCAAGGATCATGCAGGAGCAGATGAGTGGTGCTGCTATGGCCATGCCTGCAGACACGAACAAAGCTTTCAAAGTATGTACTGTGGCGTCAGCAGAAGAACTACTGAATGTGAGCTTGGGTAGTTGTTTTTCATGTGGCGTTTGTCTTTGATTTTAGGCGGAGTGGGAAGCACTGGAGCTGACTGACCATCAGTGGGCGCTGGAGAGTGTAGAGGAGGATCTGATGAGCAGGGAGCTGGACTTTGATGGCATGTTTAGCAAGGAGCTCCCAAGTGGTATCTTCTGATGGCCTAATCACATCTATTCTGAGCcttcagtttaaagtttgataaTTGCagggatttgtttttgtgtaaaccCACACAAGTGGAACAAATCCCTTCATGTTATGCAAAGTTTACATTAACTAATTTGTGGTCATTGTCTTTTCacatgtatttacattttcattcctGTTCATAAATAATCTGAGATAATTTAAAATACActggttctgctgctgtctCATGCATATTAGAAAGCATTGcttttttgtgtcatctttGAGACAAGGCTATATTTGGGAGAAATTAAGTGACTTTTTGCTCATTGAAATGCATTATTATTGGCTTGCAACTGCATTCCATCAAAATGCTATTCTGTAATAGATCCTAGATAgatcagctgttttgtgtcagctGTCTAAAGGCAGAAGCAGGCCCAAGTATGGTCAGTTTTCAGCAAGAGGATATGTTTGTGATTGAAATATTGTGTTAATCAGTTATGTAGAcaatttattttgtaatgtaaCTCCCTTGCATTTTGTACAGTATAAAGTCTGTTTGactaaaagtttgtttttatttgttgctgtgtagaaaaacacattttaaaaaaatgaacatacaAAGAAGTAATTTGACTAATATTCCAGTCAGCTCACAGGCAATCAATTTGCAAAATTGAAGtgttttatttagcatttattacTAATTTGTCAATCTAATAATTCTCCTGGAGTAAAACATTTGCTGCATTTAACTGAGTGAGGATGAAGGTAGCGAGGTTTAAGAACTGAGATTTTAGAACAAATGTagcttaaaattacatttttgaatatAGGCTTCCAGTCTTAACTTGTTGTACCtgatttcagtcactgtttgaaTTTACTGTAAATTACAATATAGTTGTTAAATGCTGTTGagcaagattttttaaaatgtaacgGCCATTAAAAATGGAGGTGCAGGTTTAATCAAGCCACTTCTTCCAACTGTAAAATTGCCAAAACAGAGATGTTTCAAAGGATATAAGCctgtaaagaaatgtattttcatcTTCAGTTGTTGCCACCTGTGTTTAGCCCCTGTCAGGTTACAGCTGAATAATCATATGTAGATACATCAAATATTGTATATTTACATGTATGCTAAACATTCAGATAAGTCAATTAAGGCTTTTTTGAAAAGTCAACAACACTAAATAAATTGTAGTTTTACTCAGGCTCTTtcactactgctgctgtgttttttttaaggataaATGTGCATTGTCACACACTATTATTTCTACCTGCACTGTGCATCTTCATTTTTCGTTGCCACGGTGAGTCGTAGTATCCACTGACGTACTCACAGTGAGAACATCAGTTGGACCATCAGCCGCTGTGCAGTTATTAAATCTGTAAGTCTGAGTTCAGGGCTGAGAGTTTGTTAAACTTGTATTCTGGAGCAGGCCCCTGGACACTACTGCTCATAAACGCAGTTGGCCCTGTAGTATGGTAGTGTTGTGGACTGAACACTGGAGTGCAACAGCAGCTCCGCTCCGCTGTGCAGCGACcgtagaggaagaagaaggttTCCAATGAGCAGCTCCCCCGAGTGCGTCTCTTCCAGCGCGTTCACGATACCGGCACACAGGCTGCATGATGGCCGAGGGAGGCGGACCCGAGTCGGGCAACGCGGCAGACTCCGACTCGGAGCCGGTAGCCGCGCAAATGCCAACACCTTCAACCGAGAGTCAAAAACAGGCTATTGGGTCCCTTTTGAAAACAACTCTGAGGAAGGGCGACGAATGGTAAGGAGTGGCAACGGCCAACGGGACCGGGGTGTTTAAGCTAGCCAACGTTAGCTAGtgagaaacaggaaatgctaacatgctaacgcTAGCAAGCTAATGACAGCGATAGTTGCACGTCTGAAATCGACAGCTGCTGTGCTACTGATATTTTGGCAGGCTAATGTTGAACAGATTAGCACGCTAGCCGCTAGTCAGTCCTACTTTGAAGTGTCTCTTTTAAGCGGTGGCTGTAGTAGTAGGCATCAGCATTAGTCGTAAACAACCAAGCCAGCTACCCAAGTGGCTCATTTGTACAGTAGTTGAACCTTAATGGCTGCTTTGTGAGAAGTTGGGCGATGTTAGCTGATGTGGTGGTAGCTAACCGGCAGATAGAATAATTTAGGCCCTGGATTCAGATTGTAGGTTCTCCTTTCAGTCAAACCGGCTCGTTATTGCTGAGTTGTGATCATGAAACGGGCCCGTTGGCGGAATTGTTACGAAATGTCTTTACCTGCTTGTCGCGACATGCCAGTTTAAGTTGTGTGATGTTTCGTTACTGGCCAGACACCTGTGTTCGCTAACATAGTTTAAGACCAAAAAAGAACATTCAGGCCGAGGCATAGTCCAACCAATGTAATAAAGAGGCTTCACTTCAGGAAATAAACAACAGAGGAATGTCAGATGAAGACACATTTCTGTTACTTCATTTGTTGAAATCGAAACCTAAGGAACCTGTTTTGAATCAGCTGCAAGCCACACAGCTAACGTGTTCAAATGGTTATTTCAATTAGCCAGGTAGTGCCTttagttgatgtttcatggtaCTGTTAGGAATGAACAACCACCCATGGCGCTTCTAGCTGAGGTTCTGTATGCGTATTAACACTGTTGTGCAGCCAAATAAATATCCTGTTAAAAGGACAAAGAACATATACTTCATCTGACTGAGACTCTGAGACTGATTCTTAAAGTGAccacactaaaaaaaaagacctcCATGGCCCAACTATGTGAATCACCATGTGATTGCCTGCTATGTAAATACAAGCCTATTAACGAAAGGAGATTCTTTAGATGAGATTAAGTCAAACTAGCTCTGTGTTACTATATCTGCAAATGCCAAAGCATTTTGGTGTTACATAATGTTCTTGGATGACATATACCTGTGTGCAGTGTCTCTCTTATACCCATGCATTTTATCATCACTTGACCCTGTCTAGGTGACCAAGAAAATCCCTTATAAGATGAAAATGTTAACGCTTTTAAGAGAAGTGTCGCAAAGTGTGATGTGTTTGCCACTAAGAGTCACCAGTATTTGTGTTTTAGGTATCTAATAGACAGTCGGTGGTTCAAACAATGGAAGAAGTATGTTGGGTTTGACAGCTGGGATATGTACAACGTTGGAGAACGTAGCCTCTATCCAGGACCAATTGATAACTCTGGGCTGTTCTCAGgtaaaactttcttttttgattCTAATTGTGGATACAGCAAATCCCCCACTGATTAAATGAGCTATTTTTTTCCCAGcctgtagtcattttgttttttttccccttaaagACCAGGAGACTCAGGCCTTGAAAGAGCACCTTATAGATGAGCTGGACTATGTCCTTGTGCCCACTGAGGCATGGAATAAGCTTGTCAGCTGGTACGCCTGCCTTGAGGGCCAGAGACCTATCGTCAGGAAGGTAATGCTGTTGAaggtatttttcattttgaccaTGGACTATATTGCATGGACTAGGCTTTCAAAtatcttctttcttctttaggTGGTTGAACATGGCATGTTTGTCAAGCACTGTAAAGTGGAGGTCTATCTGCTGGAGCTGAACTTGTGTGAGAATGACAACATGGACAATGTGGTCACCCGTCATTTTAGTAAAGCTGACACTATAGGTAAGAGTTTACATGAATATTCTATGGTTTCAATCTGTGTGCTTAAGGCAACCAGATGAGTTTGAAAATAACTCAATAAATAGCTTCTTGcattctaaaatgtaaatgtctaTCCATAAATATTAATTCTATACCATTCTTCCAGATACTATAGAGAAGGAGATGAGGACACTGTTCAATATACCATCAGAGAAGGAGACCAGGCTCTGGAACAAATACATGAGCAACACCTATGAGCAGCTGAACAAGCCAGACAGCACTGTGCAGGATGCTGGTCTATTCCAGGGACAGGTAGTGTCGACCCTTTGTCATTCAAATAACCTTGAGATTACTAATAGAACACAGAAGATCACAGCCTGGTAACATATTGGTACTAATTGTGCATGCATAATTCATTTGCAGGCATTGCACTTACCAAGAGGAACCCCAGAGAGCCTAATGCAGTGCATTAGCCTTACAATAAAACATGTCGGGTTAAGGTTATGATGTTTAATTCTTTTTCAGACTGTCAAATAGAGGTCAGATTATAATTCAGCTTTGGTTTTGAGAGTGAAGCCTATATTGACATTGTATTGCAAGGGTGATGAAAGGCatctcaaatattttgtttCCCCTGTGCATAAGTCTTCCCTAGGCTTGGTCTCATTTTACCGCAGCAGTCACTGAACATCAGATCTGTGACAACAACTGTATATTGGagatttgtacaattttttagAATAAgacagaaagtttaaaaaatatatttacatactAATTACACATCAAAGAGCAATTCATTAACCTGCCTGCAGCTGCTACAGCTTGGCAGCATTGGGAACATATAACTCAAGCCTGAGACATGACAGCTCTGACAAGAAGGTCAGGTGTCCAAGCTTTGCtttcattcatctttttttccccacaggtGCTTGTGATTGAGCGCAAGAATGAGGATGGCACATGGCCCAGACAAGCCTCCCATCCCAAGTAAGCAAAccattactttttatttaatcatttgtgaAAGAGGATACAACTTGTATGCTGAATTTGAATATTAAGAGCATTTGATCAAATATATATCCGTTTACTTACGCAGGACTAAAAATTTGAGATAATTTGTTGAAATCTTCTGTTCTGAAACATGCTTTTGCTCTTGCTCACCAGATCCAGTACAACCCCATCCAGGAACTTCACTACCTCCCCAAAGCTCTCCTCAAACTCATCAGTCAGTATATCCTCAACAGTAACTAACGGTGACAGCAGCTGTAGCCCTGGATACACACTCAACAACAGCACCTCATCTAGCAACAGGCAAGAGatcttttctgatttttttccactttcactCTCTATTTTTCCATGCCCATGTTTTACCTCTTACTGATGTGTACTGTACAGCTTGTAAGGCACAGAAGTGGTATTCATTGATTTTATTCTCTTCAGTGGTGACGACAACGCTTTGGAAAACATGCCTACCAATTTACTACTTACTTTCTCAGCCCCTGTAATTCTCAGTTGTTACTTGGTCAAAGACTCTTTCAATATTATGATAAGTCTTAATGCCAATTACAATAAAATTCTTGCACATTCAGTATTTCTCATGCATCTCATGTATGGTAAAGACGACTAAAGGAGATTTTTATACACTAATCTAGCTTCTCAGACACAGTGAATCAGTATGTAGTCTTTGAGTTCCTTTGTTGTTGGAagaataaataatttatttactgttataCACGGCcccatttctttcattttaagtTTGCTTTTACTGGTTTATGTTCCATTTGCTTTCCATTGCATGTTTGTCACCCAAATTAACAGTGCGTATTAACACACTTGAAAGCATCCTGGTGTCTGATACTTACCTTAGGGTGCTGTATAATTTGAATCATATGGCGAGGTGAGAAACATGCAATGAAAGAACACACTGTTACTGTGGCAGCATACATCCATTACAGTACCATTTTGCTGCACCTATAGAAATTATTCAGGTCCAGTTCATTTTGCAGACTGTAGACTGATTAAATGAGATCAAATAATGCTCACGATGTTTTCCCCATCCATGCATATGTCAGCAGAAAACTAATAGGTGGAAATAATTGCAGAGCTTTTGAATTAGCATTGAGTTTATTTCATAAGAGTGGCATCCTTGATACTTCTTTTCGACTTAATGCAGTGTTCCTGGATACATCATAATATGTGGTACACAGAGGAAGTTTTATGCTCACACTTAAGCCAGGCACAGAGTATTAAGGGGCAAGGAGTGAAGGTCTAAAGGGAATTAAAATGTAACTGCAGAACTGACACCTGAATTCAGTGCTGACTTTGTGAAATGGCTGCACTTCAAAAGGCTTTGATCTTCCTTTGATTTCCCTGACTACCTCAAGAGGTGGTTTGAGACTTAAAGTAGCAGTTATATTTACGATTCCCATTTTAACTGCATTACAAGTAGAAAAATACCAT encodes the following:
- the emc3 gene encoding ER membrane protein complex subunit 3 encodes the protein MAEPELLLDSNIRLWVVLPIVFITFLVGVIRHYVSILLQSDKKLTLEQVSDSQVLIRSRILRENGKYIPKQSFLMRKFYFNNQEDGFFKKTKRKVVPPSPMTDPSMLTDMMKGNVTNVLPMILIGGWINWTFSGFVTTKVPFPLTLRFKPMLQQGIELLSLDASWVSSASWYFLNVFGLRSMYSLILGQDNGADQSRIMQEQMSGAAMAMPADTNKAFKAEWEALELTDHQWALESVEEDLMSRELDFDGMFSKELPSGIF